A region of Subdoligranulum variabile DNA encodes the following proteins:
- the atpF gene encoding F0F1 ATP synthase subunit B produces MLDFQPWTIFFTIVNLLILYFFFRKFLFGRINAVLEQREQLIRSQVEEAEKNNAEAQKTKQEYETKLAGARQEAADLVADAKRRADVAYADRMAQAEADAKQTAAEAEARIAAERSEMLRTARGEVAHLAVMAATEVAGKRLDTDSDRALAEEFLAKVGEQA; encoded by the coding sequence ATGCTGGATTTCCAGCCGTGGACGATCTTTTTTACCATCGTCAACCTGTTGATTTTGTATTTCTTTTTCCGCAAATTCCTGTTTGGGCGCATCAATGCCGTGCTTGAACAGCGTGAGCAGCTGATCCGCAGCCAGGTCGAGGAGGCCGAGAAAAACAACGCCGAGGCCCAGAAGACCAAGCAGGAATATGAGACGAAACTGGCCGGTGCCCGGCAGGAAGCCGCCGATCTGGTGGCGGACGCCAAGCGCCGTGCCGATGTGGCCTACGCCGACCGTATGGCGCAGGCCGAAGCCGACGCCAAGCAGACGGCGGCGGAAGCCGAGGCCCGCATTGCCGCCGAGCGCAGCGAGATGTTGCGCACTGCCCGCGGCGAAGTGGCCCATCTGGCCGTGATGGCCGCCACCGAGGTGGCCGGCAAGCGGCTGGATACCGACTCCGACCGTGCGCTGGCGGAGGAATTCTTGGCAAAGGTGGGTGAGCAGGCATGA
- a CDS encoding F0F1 ATP synthase subunit epsilon: protein MEKTFQLEIITPERQFYTGQVESLVLPALDGEYGVLPGHEPVVTAVEPGEARFKADGVWHNVIVTQGFAEITSEYAVVLVSTAEKPEEIDAARAARAKERAEERLRQHGSQQEHFRSKAALARATARLRATSHRS from the coding sequence ATGGAAAAGACCTTTCAGCTGGAAATCATCACGCCGGAGCGCCAGTTCTATACCGGCCAGGTGGAAAGCCTCGTGCTGCCCGCCCTGGACGGCGAATACGGCGTCCTGCCCGGTCATGAGCCGGTGGTGACCGCCGTGGAGCCGGGCGAGGCCCGCTTCAAGGCGGACGGCGTCTGGCACAACGTCATTGTGACCCAGGGCTTTGCCGAGATCACCTCGGAGTATGCCGTGGTGCTGGTCTCCACGGCGGAAAAGCCGGAGGAGATCGATGCGGCCCGTGCCGCCCGCGCCAAGGAGCGTGCCGAAGAGCGCCTGCGCCAGCACGGCAGCCAGCAGGAACATTTCCGCAGCAAGGCGGCCCTGGCCCGTGCCACAGCCCGTCTGCGTGCCACCTCGCACAGATCCTGA
- a CDS encoding F0F1 ATP synthase subunit A, giving the protein MEGFKEALVDALANETAFTIPVLGGIPISSAVLVTWIIMAFWIIFTLLATRNLKVSNPGKLQVILESAVEFLNGFVKETIGPHWRPFAPYLGSVALYIGLANIISIFGLTPPTKDVSVTAALAFMSLVLIYGAQFRYNGLRGGMKRFADPMPVLLPINLMEIAIRPLALCMRLFGNVLGAFIIMEIIKYLVPAVVPAVFCIYFDLFDGLIQTIVFVFLTALFAGEGIKEEE; this is encoded by the coding sequence TTGGAAGGTTTTAAAGAAGCCCTGGTTGATGCCCTTGCCAATGAGACCGCGTTCACGATCCCGGTCCTCGGCGGCATTCCCATCAGCTCGGCCGTGCTGGTGACCTGGATCATTATGGCGTTCTGGATCATCTTCACGCTGCTGGCCACCCGCAATCTGAAGGTCAGCAACCCCGGTAAGCTGCAGGTCATTCTGGAATCCGCCGTGGAGTTCCTCAACGGATTCGTCAAGGAGACCATCGGCCCCCACTGGCGGCCCTTTGCCCCCTATCTGGGCAGCGTGGCGCTTTACATCGGCCTGGCAAACATCATCAGCATTTTCGGCCTGACGCCCCCCACCAAGGACGTCAGCGTGACCGCCGCCCTGGCGTTCATGAGCCTGGTGCTGATCTACGGTGCGCAGTTCCGCTACAACGGTCTGCGCGGCGGTATGAAGCGTTTTGCCGACCCCATGCCTGTGCTGCTCCCCATCAACCTGATGGAAATCGCCATCCGTCCGCTGGCGCTGTGCATGCGACTGTTCGGCAACGTTCTGGGCGCTTTCATCATCATGGAGATCATCAAGTACCTGGTACCCGCCGTGGTGCCCGCCGTCTTCTGCATCTACTTCGATCTGTTCGACGGCCTCATCCAGACCATTGTCTTTGTCTTTTTGACCGCTCTGTTCGCAGGCGAGGGCATCAAGGAAGAAGAGTAA
- the atpG gene encoding ATP synthase F1 subunit gamma gives MESIKEIRTHIDSVQQTLKITNAMYLISSSKLRKARRQLTDVQPYFEKITQTISDILHRTAGVDHVYFDTRPGRPHKVGYIVITGDKGLAGAYNHNVLRLVEEEMAKVEDPTLFLIGQAGRNYFQHKGVNIDGEFMYTAQDPTVYRAREIGDTFIELFRKGHLDEVYVVFTEMVTPMQMEPRMVKLLPLDRDAFPWTPRRSADGSERHVVTYVPSPEHVLNHIVPSYLKGLLFGTLVESFCSEQNARMNAMDTATDNARSLLKELSLHYNRARQSAITQEITEIVGGAQPGGDDWEDDDWADEEADL, from the coding sequence ATGGAAAGCATAAAGGAGATTCGCACCCACATCGACAGTGTGCAGCAGACCCTCAAGATCACCAACGCCATGTACCTGATCTCCTCCTCCAAGCTGCGCAAGGCCCGCCGTCAGCTGACCGACGTGCAGCCCTACTTTGAGAAGATCACCCAGACCATTTCCGACATTCTGCACCGCACGGCAGGCGTGGACCATGTCTACTTCGACACCCGTCCCGGCCGTCCCCACAAGGTGGGCTACATCGTCATCACCGGCGACAAGGGCCTGGCAGGCGCCTACAACCACAACGTGCTGCGCCTGGTGGAAGAGGAAATGGCCAAGGTGGAGGATCCCACACTGTTTCTGATCGGCCAGGCCGGCCGCAACTACTTCCAGCACAAGGGTGTCAACATCGACGGTGAGTTCATGTACACCGCCCAGGACCCCACGGTCTACCGTGCCCGGGAGATCGGCGATACCTTCATCGAGCTGTTCCGCAAGGGACATCTGGATGAAGTGTACGTGGTCTTTACCGAGATGGTCACCCCCATGCAGATGGAACCCAGGATGGTCAAACTGCTGCCCCTGGACCGCGACGCCTTCCCCTGGACTCCGCGCCGCAGCGCCGACGGCAGCGAACGGCACGTGGTGACCTATGTGCCGTCCCCTGAGCACGTGCTCAACCACATCGTACCTTCCTACCTGAAAGGGCTGCTGTTCGGCACCCTGGTGGAGTCCTTCTGCTCCGAGCAGAACGCCCGTATGAACGCCATGGACACCGCCACCGACAACGCCCGGTCCCTGCTGAAGGAACTGTCGCTGCACTACAACCGTGCGCGTCAGTCCGCCATCACCCAGGAGATCACCGAGATCGTCGGCGGCGCGCAGCCGGGCGGCGATGACTGGGAGGACGACGACTGGGCCGACGAGGAAGCCGACCTGTAA
- a CDS encoding TVP38/TMEM64 family protein gives MVKTINRAASVLGLVLCCVMAYSFWRAGLFDSREALTSYIGQFGWAGPVVFMAFQAVQVVIPILPGGLGCLAGVILFGAWQGFWYNYIGICVGSLAAFAIARACGRPLLESLFPPKMIEKYDRWMGTGNRFARWFAFLIFIPVAPDDYLCFLAGTTRIDWRLYTAIIFLCKPAAIALYSLGLTVVAQNVLGLWR, from the coding sequence ATGGTAAAAACCATCAACCGTGCAGCCTCGGTGCTGGGGCTGGTGCTCTGCTGCGTGATGGCCTATTCCTTCTGGCGCGCCGGGCTGTTTGACTCCCGGGAGGCACTGACCTCCTACATCGGCCAGTTCGGCTGGGCCGGACCGGTGGTCTTCATGGCGTTCCAGGCCGTGCAGGTGGTCATCCCCATCCTGCCCGGCGGACTGGGGTGTCTGGCGGGCGTCATCCTCTTCGGCGCCTGGCAGGGTTTCTGGTACAACTACATCGGCATCTGCGTGGGTTCCCTGGCGGCTTTCGCCATCGCCCGTGCCTGCGGACGGCCGCTGCTGGAATCCCTGTTTCCGCCCAAGATGATTGAAAAATACGACCGCTGGATGGGCACCGGCAACCGGTTTGCCCGGTGGTTTGCCTTCCTGATCTTTATTCCGGTGGCCCCCGACGACTACCTGTGTTTTCTGGCCGGGACCACCCGCATCGACTGGCGGCTCTACACCGCCATCATCTTCCTGTGCAAGCCGGCGGCCATCGCCCTCTACAGTCTGGGGCTGACCGTGGTGGCACAGAACGTACTGGGACTCTGGAGGTGA
- the atpE gene encoding ATP synthase F0 subunit C has protein sequence MSIGIIAAGLAVLTGFGAGIGIGIATGHASDAIARQPEASGKINSTLLLGCAMAEGTAIFGFITALIIIFVG, from the coding sequence ATGTCTATCGGAATCATCGCCGCAGGTCTCGCAGTTCTCACCGGTTTTGGCGCCGGTATCGGTATCGGCATCGCCACCGGCCACGCCAGCGACGCCATCGCCCGTCAGCCCGAAGCATCCGGCAAGATCAACAGCACCCTGCTGCTGGGCTGCGCCATGGCAGAAGGTACTGCCATCTTCGGTTTCATCACCGCGCTGATCATCATCTTCGTGGGTTAA
- the atpA gene encoding F0F1 ATP synthase subunit alpha, with translation MSEATERYAAALFGAAQGDAGAVRAAADALMADTQRWNVLVSDATTDAEKKELLAGAPQLDGQDALKAFLQLLLAEGHLNALPEILPEFSRLALNAQGGMECVMTCARQPDEATQEAVRKAACKLRGADNVVLQIKIDPSLLGGFVLDIDGVTYDRSVKGRLDRLARGIENNNSDDTLDQLAAQMKEALSGSAGDTMATETGRVLEIGDGIANVSGLRHAVYGERVEFENGTAGLILDLRRKRTGVVLLGSAEGLTEGSLVRRTGRPADVPVGEALIGRTVNALGQPIDGLGPIDCTETRPIEHEASGVVSREPVTQPMQTGILAIDAMVPIGRGQRELIIGDRQTGKTSIATDAILNQKGQDMICIYVAIGQKASTVARLRETLKKHGAMEYSIIVSAPAAEGASMQYIAPYAGAAMGEYFMSKGKDVLIVYDDLSKHAVAYRTLSLLLRRSPGREAYPGDVFYLHSRLLERACRLTKEYGGGSMTALPIVETQAGDVSAYIPTNVISITDGQIYLESGLFFSGQRPAVNVGLSVSRVGGAAQTRAIKKTAGTLRIDLARYRELEVFTQFSSDLDAETRQALDHGKRMMALLRQPLCSPMSVARQAVILYIATNGLLNDVPVEKSAAFAKDFADLLEREQADLMQEINETGALSGTATEQIRTTLQSYKEQVSATWKA, from the coding sequence ATGAGCGAAGCGACCGAGCGTTACGCTGCGGCCCTGTTCGGGGCTGCCCAGGGCGACGCGGGGGCCGTGCGCGCTGCCGCCGATGCCCTGATGGCGGACACCCAGCGCTGGAACGTGCTGGTGAGTGATGCCACCACCGACGCCGAGAAGAAGGAGCTGCTGGCCGGTGCGCCGCAGCTGGACGGACAGGACGCGCTGAAGGCTTTCCTGCAGCTGCTGCTGGCGGAAGGTCATCTGAACGCCCTGCCGGAGATCCTGCCGGAATTTTCCCGCCTGGCACTGAATGCCCAGGGCGGTATGGAATGTGTGATGACCTGCGCCCGTCAGCCGGACGAGGCCACCCAGGAGGCCGTGCGCAAGGCGGCCTGCAAGCTGCGCGGCGCCGACAATGTGGTGCTGCAGATCAAGATCGACCCCAGCCTGCTGGGCGGTTTTGTGCTGGATATCGACGGCGTGACCTATGACCGCAGCGTCAAGGGCCGTCTGGACCGTCTGGCCCGCGGCATCGAGAACAACAACAGCGACGATACGCTGGATCAGCTGGCTGCCCAGATGAAGGAGGCCCTCTCCGGTTCTGCCGGGGATACCATGGCCACCGAGACCGGCCGCGTGCTGGAGATCGGTGACGGCATTGCCAACGTCAGCGGCCTGCGCCACGCCGTCTACGGCGAGCGCGTGGAATTTGAGAACGGCACCGCCGGTCTGATCCTGGACCTGCGCCGCAAGCGCACCGGTGTGGTGCTGCTGGGCAGCGCCGAGGGTCTGACCGAGGGCAGCCTGGTGCGCCGCACCGGCCGTCCCGCCGACGTGCCGGTGGGCGAAGCCCTCATCGGCCGTACCGTCAACGCCCTGGGCCAGCCCATTGATGGCCTGGGCCCCATCGACTGCACCGAGACCCGCCCCATCGAGCATGAGGCCTCCGGCGTGGTCAGCCGTGAACCGGTCACCCAGCCCATGCAGACCGGCATCCTGGCCATCGACGCCATGGTGCCCATCGGCCGCGGCCAGCGTGAATTGATCATCGGCGACCGCCAGACCGGCAAGACCTCCATCGCCACCGATGCCATCCTGAACCAGAAGGGGCAGGATATGATCTGCATCTACGTGGCCATCGGCCAGAAGGCTTCCACCGTCGCCCGCCTGCGGGAGACCCTGAAGAAGCACGGCGCCATGGAGTACAGCATCATCGTGTCGGCTCCCGCCGCCGAGGGTGCTTCCATGCAGTACATCGCTCCCTATGCGGGCGCTGCCATGGGCGAATACTTCATGTCCAAGGGCAAGGACGTCCTCATCGTCTACGATGACCTGTCCAAGCACGCGGTGGCCTACCGTACGCTGTCCCTGCTGCTGCGCCGTTCTCCCGGCCGTGAAGCCTATCCCGGCGACGTCTTCTATCTGCATTCCCGTCTGCTGGAGCGCGCCTGCCGCCTGACCAAGGAGTACGGCGGCGGTTCCATGACGGCCCTGCCTATCGTCGAGACCCAGGCCGGCGACGTTTCGGCCTATATTCCCACCAACGTCATTTCCATCACCGACGGCCAGATCTACCTGGAAAGCGGCCTGTTCTTCTCGGGCCAGCGCCCCGCCGTCAACGTGGGCCTGTCGGTGTCCCGTGTGGGCGGTGCCGCCCAGACCCGGGCCATCAAGAAGACCGCCGGTACCCTGCGTATCGACCTGGCCCGGTACCGTGAACTGGAAGTCTTCACCCAGTTCAGCTCCGACCTGGACGCCGAGACCCGCCAGGCCCTGGACCACGGCAAGCGGATGATGGCGCTGCTGCGCCAGCCCCTCTGCTCGCCCATGTCGGTGGCCCGCCAGGCGGTTATCCTGTACATCGCCACCAACGGCCTGCTGAACGACGTGCCGGTGGAGAAGTCCGCCGCCTTCGCCAAGGATTTCGCCGACCTGCTGGAGCGCGAGCAGGCTGACCTGATGCAGGAGATCAACGAGACCGGTGCATTGTCCGGCACCGCCACCGAGCAGATCCGCACCACGCTGCAGAGCTACAAAGAGCAGGTGAGCGCCACATGGAAAGCATAA
- a CDS encoding glycosyltransferase, which yields MKILLTTDTWTPTVNGVVTSTVALRTELLARGHDVRVLTLAGSGRTFTEDGVTYLGSLDAGLIYPGARLRAPALNGALHALAAWQPDVVHSQCEFSTFAPARQLAKAAGAPLLHTYHTVYEDYTHYFSPSRRMGRCLAELFTRSICASCDAVIAPTRKIKWLLTGYGVHCPVEVIPTGLDLDRFAVQPDPALRRALDLPESEPVLLYLGRLAKEKNIAELIAALPQIARGVLLIVGDGPERATLEQLAEELGVAHRIRFAGMVAPADVPCYYALADAFVSASTSEAQGLTYIEALAAGLPLLCRDDPCVRSLITPGQDGWIYHTAEELAALANALPWGPAAEPLRQKARQAAAPYGRQTFGASVEALYRRTILDKTAAPRAARPKGVLLW from the coding sequence ATGAAGATTTTACTGACGACCGACACCTGGACCCCCACCGTCAACGGGGTGGTCACTTCCACTGTAGCGCTGCGCACTGAGCTGCTGGCCCGGGGCCATGATGTCCGGGTGCTGACGCTGGCGGGCAGCGGCCGCACCTTCACCGAGGACGGCGTGACCTATCTGGGTTCCCTGGACGCGGGGCTCATCTACCCCGGCGCCCGGCTCCGGGCCCCTGCCCTGAACGGCGCGCTCCATGCCCTGGCCGCCTGGCAGCCCGACGTGGTGCACTCCCAGTGCGAGTTCAGCACCTTTGCCCCCGCCCGGCAGCTGGCCAAAGCCGCCGGTGCACCGCTGCTCCATACCTACCACACCGTCTATGAGGATTATACCCACTACTTCTCCCCCAGCCGCCGGATGGGCCGGTGCCTGGCGGAGCTGTTCACCCGCAGCATCTGTGCCTCCTGCGATGCCGTCATCGCCCCCACCCGGAAGATCAAGTGGCTGCTCACCGGCTACGGCGTACACTGCCCGGTGGAGGTCATCCCCACCGGGCTGGACCTGGACCGCTTTGCCGTACAGCCCGACCCGGCCCTGCGCCGGGCATTGGATCTGCCGGAGAGCGAACCGGTGCTGCTCTACCTGGGACGGCTGGCCAAGGAGAAAAACATTGCCGAACTCATTGCCGCGCTGCCGCAGATCGCCCGGGGGGTACTGCTCATTGTGGGGGACGGGCCCGAACGTGCCACCCTGGAACAGCTGGCCGAAGAGCTGGGGGTAGCCCATCGGATACGGTTTGCAGGCATGGTCGCCCCCGCGGACGTGCCCTGCTACTATGCCCTGGCCGACGCCTTTGTGAGCGCCTCCACCAGCGAAGCCCAGGGGCTGACCTACATCGAGGCACTGGCCGCCGGGCTGCCGTTGCTTTGCCGGGACGACCCCTGCGTGCGGAGTCTCATCACGCCGGGGCAGGACGGCTGGATCTACCATACCGCGGAGGAGCTGGCTGCCCTGGCCAACGCCCTGCCCTGGGGCCCTGCCGCCGAACCGCTGCGGCAGAAAGCCCGCCAGGCTGCCGCGCCCTATGGCCGGCAGACCTTCGGCGCCTCGGTGGAAGCACTCTACCGGCGCACCATTCTGGACAAAACCGCGGCGCCCCGCGCCGCCCGACCCAAGGGGGTACTTCTATGGTAA
- the atpD gene encoding F0F1 ATP synthase subunit beta, with amino-acid sequence MQHKGVIAQVLGPVVDVQFAEGSLPQINEELVVEKDGEHRVMEVAREIGHGAVRCILLSPGEGLGRGDEVIATGHTIETPVGEATLGRMFNVLGEPIDEKGPVETPEKWSIHRDPPAFDKQSPTTEILETGIKVIDLLAPYAKGGKIGLFGGAGVGKTVLIQELIRNIATEHGGYSIFTGVGERTREGNDLWREMGESGVLSKTALVFGQMNEPPGARMRVALTGLTMAEYFRDRQKQNVLLFIDNIFRYVQAGSEVSALMGRMPSAVGYQPTLADEVGALQERITSTKDGAITSVQAVYVPADDLTDPAPATTFSHLDATTVLSRKIVEQGIYPAVDPLESTSRILEPDIVGRRHYEIARGAQELLQRYRDLQDIIAILGMEELSEDDRRTVARARRMQQFFSQPFFVAEQFTGLQGRYVPLAETLKGFEALLGGELDKYPESAFASVGTIDEVREKARAQGAV; translated from the coding sequence ATGCAACACAAAGGTGTGATCGCGCAGGTGCTGGGCCCCGTGGTGGACGTACAGTTCGCCGAGGGCAGCCTGCCGCAGATCAACGAGGAGCTGGTCGTCGAGAAAGACGGCGAGCACCGTGTGATGGAAGTCGCCCGCGAGATCGGACACGGCGCCGTGCGCTGCATCCTGCTTTCGCCCGGTGAAGGTCTGGGCCGTGGTGACGAAGTCATCGCGACCGGCCACACCATCGAGACGCCCGTCGGCGAAGCCACCCTGGGCCGTATGTTCAACGTCCTGGGCGAGCCCATCGATGAGAAGGGTCCTGTGGAAACCCCTGAAAAGTGGTCCATCCACCGGGATCCCCCGGCTTTTGATAAACAGAGCCCCACCACCGAAATTCTGGAGACCGGCATCAAGGTCATCGACCTGCTGGCTCCCTACGCCAAGGGCGGCAAGATCGGCCTGTTCGGCGGCGCCGGCGTTGGCAAAACCGTTCTGATCCAGGAACTGATCCGCAACATCGCCACCGAACACGGCGGCTACTCCATCTTCACCGGCGTCGGTGAGCGTACCCGTGAGGGCAACGACCTCTGGCGCGAGATGGGGGAGAGCGGCGTTCTGTCCAAGACCGCCCTGGTCTTCGGTCAGATGAACGAACCGCCGGGAGCCCGTATGCGCGTGGCCCTCACCGGTCTGACCATGGCTGAGTACTTCCGTGACCGCCAGAAGCAGAACGTGCTGCTCTTCATCGACAACATCTTCCGTTACGTCCAGGCCGGTTCGGAAGTCAGCGCCCTGATGGGCCGTATGCCTTCCGCCGTCGGTTACCAGCCCACCCTGGCGGACGAAGTGGGTGCTCTGCAGGAGCGTATCACCTCCACCAAGGACGGCGCCATCACCTCGGTGCAGGCCGTCTATGTGCCCGCCGATGACCTGACCGACCCGGCGCCCGCCACCACCTTCAGCCATCTGGATGCTACCACCGTTCTGTCCCGTAAGATCGTGGAACAGGGCATCTACCCGGCCGTTGACCCGCTGGAATCCACCAGCCGGATCCTGGAGCCCGACATCGTGGGCCGCCGTCACTACGAGATCGCCCGTGGTGCCCAGGAGCTGCTGCAGCGCTACCGCGACCTGCAGGACATCATCGCCATTCTGGGTATGGAGGAACTGTCCGAGGATGACCGCCGTACCGTCGCCCGTGCGCGCCGGATGCAGCAGTTCTTCTCCCAGCCCTTCTTCGTGGCCGAACAGTTCACCGGTCTGCAGGGCCGGTACGTGCCGCTGGCCGAGACCCTCAAGGGCTTCGAGGCCCTGCTGGGCGGCGAGCTGGACAAATACCCCGAATCCGCCTTCGCCTCGGTGGGCACCATCGACGAAGTGCGTGAGAAAGCCCGTGCACAGGGGGCGGTCTGA
- a CDS encoding sensor histidine kinase, translated as MEKKSTGHTVYQQIRRVSVLGILVAMVLATGAGLSLNLFQERRIRDDTLTTAVQAVSHTLTITDGDEPALIMEYVDRTVHGISGIDLFAVYDADGQPVYLCDVTDSESSAASLESLDEALMNRLSASEDALLDDARAPEGADHCAYAAVHRPDGSVKGYVMAGLYLSSIRSTGLRTLEIYLLIGAAALGVGSFLSMQLAQRIKSDLLGYEPDAFRDLFLRRMELLDALDEGLLAIDREEHIIYINRAAAEMLSFDKSAVVGKPLSEVYPQSTIPRVMHTEQPEYNISLESLHHIRILSDRMPVRRDGQIVGAVAIFRNRTEVANLARELTGVQHIVEAMRAYTHEFMNKLHVILGLLQLGEAKQAEDYVLQLTQTKALSVGRISQSIAEPSVAALLIGKSCRAAELGVRLTLDPESHLSSDTHYLPASGMITILGNLIENAFDAFGNTPSDTLHEIDVSVRESERGLILSVDDNACGMPEEVREHIFERGSTSKGEGHGTGLFLVKSVVDAYDGEIRVESTQGVGSSFIITFRPPRAADT; from the coding sequence ATGGAAAAGAAGTCGACCGGCCATACCGTCTACCAGCAGATCCGCCGGGTGTCGGTGCTGGGCATTCTGGTAGCCATGGTGCTGGCCACCGGCGCAGGGCTTTCGCTGAACCTTTTCCAGGAGCGGCGCATCCGCGACGACACCCTGACCACCGCGGTGCAGGCGGTCTCCCATACGCTGACCATCACCGACGGCGACGAACCCGCCCTCATCATGGAATATGTGGACCGGACGGTGCACGGCATCTCGGGCATTGACCTTTTTGCCGTCTACGACGCCGACGGCCAGCCGGTCTATCTGTGCGACGTCACCGACAGCGAGAGCAGCGCCGCTTCCCTGGAATCGCTGGACGAGGCCCTTATGAACCGCTTGTCCGCGAGTGAGGATGCCCTGCTGGACGATGCCCGTGCCCCCGAGGGCGCCGACCACTGCGCCTACGCCGCCGTGCACCGCCCTGACGGATCGGTCAAAGGCTATGTGATGGCCGGGCTCTACCTGAGTTCCATCCGCTCCACCGGTCTGCGCACACTGGAGATCTATCTGCTCATCGGCGCGGCAGCGTTGGGGGTAGGTTCCTTTTTGAGCATGCAGCTGGCCCAGCGCATCAAGAGCGACCTGCTGGGCTACGAGCCGGACGCCTTCCGCGATCTGTTTTTGCGCCGGATGGAGCTGCTGGACGCCCTGGACGAGGGACTGCTGGCCATCGACCGGGAGGAGCACATCATCTACATCAACCGGGCGGCGGCTGAGATGCTCTCCTTTGACAAAAGCGCTGTGGTGGGCAAGCCTCTGTCCGAGGTTTATCCCCAATCCACCATCCCCCGGGTCATGCACACCGAACAGCCGGAGTACAACATCAGCCTGGAATCGCTGCACCACATCCGCATCCTTTCCGACCGGATGCCGGTACGCCGGGACGGACAGATCGTGGGCGCGGTGGCGATTTTCCGCAACCGCACCGAAGTGGCCAACCTGGCCCGGGAACTGACCGGCGTGCAGCATATCGTGGAGGCCATGCGCGCCTACACCCACGAATTCATGAACAAGCTCCACGTGATCCTGGGGCTTCTGCAACTGGGCGAGGCCAAGCAGGCCGAGGACTATGTGCTCCAGCTGACCCAGACCAAGGCCCTGTCGGTGGGGCGGATCTCCCAGAGCATCGCCGAGCCGTCGGTGGCGGCGCTGCTCATCGGCAAGAGCTGCCGCGCGGCAGAGCTGGGAGTGCGGCTTACCCTGGACCCTGAGAGCCACCTGAGTTCCGACACCCACTACCTGCCCGCCTCCGGTATGATCACCATTCTGGGCAATCTCATCGAGAACGCTTTCGACGCCTTCGGCAATACCCCTTCCGACACCCTGCATGAGATCGACGTCTCGGTGCGGGAGAGCGAACGGGGGCTGATCCTGAGCGTGGACGACAACGCCTGCGGCATGCCGGAGGAAGTCCGGGAACACATCTTTGAGCGGGGCAGCACCTCCAAGGGGGAGGGCCACGGCACCGGACTGTTCTTAGTCAAGAGCGTGGTGGACGCCTACGACGGTGAGATCCGGGTGGAGTCCACCCAGGGCGTGGGCAGTTCCTTCATCATTACCTTCCGTCCGCCCCGGGCGGCGGACACCTGA
- a CDS encoding glycosyltransferase family 4 protein: protein MFRVHIYSGSLALVGKSGVGQAANHQHEALERTGVSVVTDWQPRADVVHINTVLPCSFRAARRARREGIPVIWYGHSTEADFRHSFVGSDLLAPLFKRWLCLCYNQADLILTPTPYAANILNGYGLRPPVQALSNGVDTDFFAPDPARRRAFREAYGLTDRDKAVISVGHFMERKGILDFIELARSTPQVRFYWFGHTDPALVPRKIREAMAAAPANLEFPGFLSQSELRDAYCGADAFLFCSHEETEGIVVLEALACGTPVLLRDIPVYNGWLTDGVNVYKGRNGWELRQKLAGILSGRLPDLTEAGRQVALARSLPNIGRALQDIYAALPARKKSSLPLRPRRRMA, encoded by the coding sequence ATGTTTCGTGTGCATATCTACAGCGGATCGCTGGCTCTGGTGGGCAAAAGCGGCGTGGGACAGGCTGCCAACCATCAGCATGAGGCCCTGGAGCGCACCGGGGTATCGGTGGTCACCGACTGGCAGCCCCGGGCAGACGTCGTCCACATCAATACCGTGCTGCCCTGCTCCTTCCGGGCGGCCCGCCGCGCCCGGCGGGAGGGCATTCCGGTGATCTGGTACGGTCACTCCACCGAGGCGGATTTCCGCCACTCCTTTGTAGGGTCCGATCTGCTGGCCCCCCTCTTCAAGCGGTGGCTCTGCCTGTGCTACAACCAGGCCGACCTGATCCTGACCCCCACGCCCTATGCAGCAAACATTCTGAACGGCTACGGGCTGCGTCCGCCCGTACAGGCCCTCTCCAATGGGGTGGATACCGATTTCTTTGCCCCTGACCCCGCCCGGCGCCGGGCCTTCCGGGAGGCCTACGGTCTGACGGACCGGGACAAGGCCGTCATCAGCGTGGGGCATTTCATGGAACGCAAAGGCATCCTGGATTTCATCGAACTGGCCCGCAGCACCCCTCAGGTACGGTTTTACTGGTTCGGACACACCGACCCGGCGCTGGTGCCCCGCAAGATCCGCGAGGCCATGGCCGCTGCCCCCGCCAACCTGGAATTTCCGGGATTTCTTTCCCAGAGCGAACTGCGGGACGCCTACTGCGGCGCCGACGCCTTCCTCTTCTGCAGTCACGAGGAGACCGAGGGCATCGTGGTGCTGGAGGCGCTGGCCTGCGGCACTCCCGTTCTGCTGCGGGATATTCCAGTCTACAACGGCTGGCTCACCGACGGCGTCAACGTCTACAAGGGCCGGAACGGCTGGGAACTGCGGCAGAAGCTGGCGGGCATCCTCTCCGGACGGCTGCCCGACCTGACCGAAGCCGGACGCCAGGTGGCCCTGGCCCGCAGCCTGCCCAACATCGGCCGGGCGCTGCAGGACATTTACGCCGCACTGCCTGCCCGGAAGAAATCTTCCCTGCCCCTGCGGCCCCGCCGCCGCATGGCATAA